One Pelorhabdus rhamnosifermentans genomic window, ATTTCGTTTACTTTGAGTACTGCTTTGGGGCAAAAGGTTACGCAGATGCCGCAGCCTTTGCAGCGTTTTGTTTCGATCTTTAAGCTCATACTTTCACCTCTTTT contains:
- a CDS encoding 4Fe-4S dicluster domain-containing protein — translated: MGYENKQAKRGESMSLKIETKRCKGCGICVTFCPKAVLKVNE